The following are encoded together in the Cyanobacterium aponinum PCC 10605 genome:
- a CDS encoding ABC transporter permease, with protein sequence MTVAQSSSISQFWQETFALNKRLFIQLKRRPSTLVAGVIQPFMWLILFGALFRGAPQGLFGNDLNYAQFLAPGIIVFTAFSGALNAGLPVMFDREFGFLNRLLVAPLTSRFSIVMASVIYIITLSLIQTAVIVIASAFIGAGLPSFAGLSAIALIVFLIVLGVTGLSLGFAFALPGHIELIAVIFVINLPLLFASTALAPLSFMAKWLQIVASLNPLTYAIEPIRYIYQNSDWSLSSVVMNTPWVDFSLVTVLSILLTFDLVILLTIKPLLSRRFA encoded by the coding sequence ATGACAGTTGCTCAGAGTAGTTCTATCTCTCAATTTTGGCAGGAGACTTTTGCTCTAAACAAACGTTTATTCATACAGTTAAAACGTCGTCCTTCTACCCTTGTAGCGGGGGTAATTCAGCCTTTTATGTGGTTAATTTTATTTGGGGCATTATTTAGGGGCGCGCCTCAAGGATTATTTGGCAATGATCTTAATTATGCTCAATTTTTAGCCCCCGGTATTATTGTTTTTACAGCTTTTTCTGGAGCATTGAATGCTGGTTTACCTGTAATGTTCGATCGAGAATTTGGTTTTTTAAATCGTCTTTTAGTTGCTCCTTTAACCTCTCGTTTTTCCATTGTCATGGCTTCGGTAATTTATATTATTACTCTTAGTCTGATTCAAACCGCCGTAATTGTTATTGCTAGTGCTTTTATTGGTGCTGGTTTACCTAGTTTTGCTGGACTAAGCGCGATCGCACTTATTGTCTTTTTAATCGTCTTAGGAGTTACGGGTTTAAGTCTAGGATTTGCTTTTGCATTGCCGGGGCATATCGAATTAATTGCCGTCATTTTCGTAATTAATTTACCCTTATTGTTTGCTAGTACTGCTTTAGCACCATTATCTTTCATGGCAAAATGGTTACAGATAGTTGCAAGTCTCAACCCTTTAACCTATGCTATTGAACCCATACGCTATATTTATCAAAATAGTGATTGGAGTCTTTCTAGTGTCGTGATGAATACTCCCTGGGTTGATTTTAGTTTAGTTACCGTATTATCTATACTATTGACTTTTGACTTAGTTATTTTACTAACTATTAAACCCCTTTTAAGTCGCCGTTTTGCCTAA
- a CDS encoding Mo-dependent nitrogenase C-terminal domain-containing protein yields MTNNERLNQYSDKQISAWLRGLLTVAYADGNFDPEEKEFIASLTQDELAPNTNLGDLEPITPQELAEALGDELDTKENFLRTAVMMAIANGVYSQSEADAVHAFQEALGLDIEALKSLEATLWNPEKEEDTSQEESHPPDLLKPVKNWLDDMNVQDPRLARFICKMVPSQCPFERDIVLFGKKIVHIPPMCKLNPLYEQLVGLRFRSLSFLADECKEDVTPYV; encoded by the coding sequence ATGACAAACAACGAAAGATTAAATCAATATAGTGATAAACAAATTTCTGCATGGTTACGGGGTTTACTAACTGTTGCCTATGCCGATGGCAATTTTGATCCTGAAGAGAAAGAATTTATTGCTAGTTTAACTCAAGATGAATTAGCACCTAACACAAATTTAGGTGATTTAGAACCTATTACCCCTCAAGAATTAGCCGAGGCTTTAGGAGATGAACTCGATACTAAAGAAAATTTCCTCCGTACCGCAGTCATGATGGCGATCGCAAATGGGGTATATAGCCAATCAGAAGCGGATGCAGTTCATGCTTTTCAGGAGGCTTTGGGTTTAGATATTGAAGCCTTAAAATCCTTAGAAGCCACCTTATGGAATCCAGAGAAAGAAGAAGATACAAGTCAAGAAGAAAGTCACCCTCCAGACTTATTGAAACCTGTTAAAAACTGGTTGGATGACATGAACGTTCAAGATCCTAGATTAGCTCGTTTTATTTGTAAAATGGTACCTTCTCAATGTCCTTTTGAACGTGATATTGTTTTATTTGGCAAAAAAATTGTTCATATTCCCCCTATGTGTAAATTAAATCCTCTATATGAACAGTTAGTAGGCTTAAGATTTCGCTCTTTATCCTTTTTAGCTGATGAGTGTAAAGAAGATGTTACCCCTTATGTTTAG
- the glpK gene encoding glycerol kinase GlpK — translation MDKYILAIDQGTTSSRALIFNKDGNVISSAQQEFTQYYPNPGEVEHDPLEIWQSVLSVVEKAIEQGNIEKKQIEGIGITNQRETTVVWNKETGKPIYNAIVWQDRRTSAKIDNLKERELQKEVKNRSGLLLDAYFSASKVEWILDHVENARNLANQGKLAFGTIDSWLIWHLTGGKKHITDVSNASRTLLLNVNKVKWDVVLLDLFNIPESMLPQLCDNSGIVAYTSSEVFGEQIPISGVAGDQQAATFGHTGFHKGIAKNTYGTGCFLISPTGKTLVPSAKSLLSTICWRFNNEITYGLEGSILASGSAITWLRDGLGIINNADEVNTLANSVPDTGDVYFVPALAGLGSPYWDQYARGTIVGIDRGTTKAHIARATLEGIAFQVYDVVKALEEDSHTPLELLTVDGGAARSDFLLQFQADILGIPVERPQEIELTAKGVGYLAGLGVGYWDNLSQIQQIKSDTKVFEPKMSENERKQRCDRWLEAVNRAKTWAS, via the coding sequence ATGGATAAATACATTTTGGCAATCGATCAGGGAACAACCAGTTCGAGAGCATTAATATTTAACAAAGATGGTAACGTTATTTCTTCGGCACAGCAAGAGTTTACCCAATACTATCCTAATCCCGGAGAAGTAGAACACGATCCCCTTGAAATTTGGCAATCTGTTTTATCAGTGGTAGAAAAAGCCATTGAACAAGGAAATATTGAGAAAAAACAAATAGAGGGTATTGGCATCACCAATCAACGAGAAACAACGGTTGTGTGGAATAAGGAGACGGGGAAACCTATTTATAATGCAATTGTTTGGCAAGACAGAAGAACTTCAGCAAAAATTGACAATCTTAAGGAAAGAGAATTACAAAAAGAGGTTAAAAATCGCTCGGGATTGCTTTTAGATGCTTATTTCTCTGCTAGTAAAGTAGAATGGATTTTAGACCATGTAGAAAATGCTCGAAATCTTGCAAATCAAGGAAAACTAGCTTTCGGTACGATCGATTCTTGGTTAATTTGGCATTTGACGGGGGGCAAAAAACATATTACCGATGTAAGTAACGCTTCTCGCACCCTTTTACTCAATGTCAACAAGGTAAAGTGGGATGTTGTTTTATTAGACTTATTCAATATTCCCGAATCTATGTTACCTCAACTATGCGATAATAGTGGTATCGTTGCATACACTTCTTCAGAAGTTTTCGGAGAGCAAATACCCATTTCAGGAGTTGCAGGGGATCAACAAGCGGCAACCTTTGGACATACAGGCTTTCATAAGGGTATTGCTAAAAATACATACGGCACGGGTTGCTTTTTAATTTCTCCCACAGGTAAAACTTTAGTACCTTCTGCTAAAAGCCTCTTGTCAACTATTTGTTGGCGTTTTAATAACGAAATTACTTACGGTTTAGAAGGCAGTATATTGGCTAGTGGTTCGGCAATTACATGGTTAAGAGATGGTTTAGGTATCATCAATAATGCCGATGAAGTAAATACCCTAGCTAATTCAGTGCCTGATACTGGAGATGTTTATTTTGTTCCTGCTTTAGCTGGTTTAGGTTCTCCTTATTGGGATCAATATGCTCGTGGTACAATCGTTGGAATAGACAGAGGTACAACAAAAGCTCACATTGCAAGGGCAACTTTAGAGGGTATTGCTTTTCAAGTTTATGATGTAGTAAAGGCTTTAGAAGAAGACTCCCATACACCTTTGGAATTATTAACTGTTGATGGTGGGGCGGCAAGAAGTGATTTCCTTTTGCAATTTCAAGCTGATATTCTCGGCATTCCTGTGGAAAGACCCCAAGAAATTGAGCTTACAGCAAAAGGTGTTGGTTATCTTGCAGGTTTAGGAGTTGGTTACTGGGATAATTTAAGCCAAATTCAGCAGATTAAAAGTGATACTAAAGTTTTTGAACCAAAAATGTCGGAAAATGAACGAAAACAAAGATGCGATCGCTGGCTAGAAGCTGTTAATCGTGCTAAAACTTGGGCTTCATAA
- the rlmD gene encoding 23S rRNA (uracil(1939)-C(5))-methyltransferase RlmD, whose product MKQGDLVEVEIDDVSSEGSGVARVDQQVVFIPNTVTGDRISSRIVRVKKKYAQGQLEEFRKNSAYRIRPRCIVADKCGGCQWQHINYSYQLQLKQNQVKETLTRIGGFADLQVEPIISGEDLSYRNKVNYPLGVSHTGQIKAGYYRQGSHQIVNINQCPIQDQRLNPLLAEIKQDLQQLQIPIYDEKNHKGALRHLCFRIGKNTGEILLTLVSAELSDDAMDKQAEKWMKRYPNLVGVTLNYNPQKTNVIFGQKTELLAGRPYLIEQFARLNYHLRAETFFQVNTTVAEDLLTAILNKLSLTGEETVLDLYCGVGTFTLPFAQKVKKAIGVESYSLSIEQAQRNAEINNIDNVEFITETTETFLPTLETKPDLVILDPPRKGCQTEVIESLKQIKSNFILYISCHPATLARDLQLLCQEGDYRIMFVQPADFFPQTPHVETAVILTRIS is encoded by the coding sequence ATTAAGCAAGGGGATTTGGTAGAAGTTGAAATCGATGATGTTAGTAGCGAAGGCAGTGGAGTAGCAAGGGTTGATCAACAAGTAGTTTTTATCCCCAATACCGTAACAGGCGATCGCATCTCAAGTAGAATAGTGAGAGTTAAAAAGAAATATGCTCAAGGGCAATTAGAAGAATTCAGAAAAAACTCAGCTTATCGTATTCGCCCTCGTTGTATCGTTGCCGATAAATGTGGTGGTTGTCAGTGGCAACATATTAATTATTCATATCAATTACAACTTAAGCAAAACCAAGTAAAAGAAACCCTAACTCGCATCGGTGGATTTGCTGATTTACAGGTAGAACCCATTATTTCAGGAGAAGACTTAAGTTATCGTAACAAAGTTAACTACCCCCTCGGAGTTTCGCACACAGGACAAATTAAAGCAGGATATTATCGTCAGGGCAGTCATCAAATTGTTAATATAAATCAATGCCCTATTCAAGATCAACGTTTAAATCCTCTCCTTGCAGAAATAAAGCAGGATTTACAACAATTGCAAATACCCATTTATGATGAAAAAAACCATAAGGGTGCATTGCGTCATCTCTGTTTTCGCATCGGCAAAAATACGGGAGAGATATTACTAACCCTTGTTAGTGCCGAATTAAGTGATGATGCCATGGATAAACAAGCAGAAAAATGGATGAAACGTTATCCCAATTTAGTCGGAGTAACTCTTAACTATAATCCTCAAAAAACAAACGTTATTTTTGGGCAAAAAACAGAATTACTGGCAGGAAGACCTTATTTAATAGAGCAATTTGCCCGACTAAATTACCATTTAAGGGCAGAAACCTTTTTTCAAGTTAATACAACTGTTGCCGAGGATTTGTTGACCGCTATTTTAAATAAATTATCTCTAACAGGAGAAGAAACAGTCCTTGATCTTTATTGTGGAGTTGGTACTTTTACACTACCCTTTGCTCAAAAAGTGAAAAAAGCCATCGGTGTTGAGTCTTATTCTCTTTCCATTGAACAAGCCCAAAGAAATGCAGAAATTAATAATATCGACAATGTAGAATTTATCACTGAAACTACAGAAACATTTTTACCTACTTTAGAGACAAAACCAGATTTAGTTATCCTTGATCCTCCCCGCAAAGGCTGTCAAACGGAAGTAATTGAATCTTTAAAACAGATTAAATCTAATTTTATCTTATACATTAGTTGCCATCCTGCTACCCTCGCCAGAGATTTACAATTACTTTGTCAAGAAGGAGATTATCGAATTATGTTTGTACAACCTGCTGACTTTTTCCCTCAAACTCCCCATGTTGAAACTGCTGTTATCTTGACAAGAATATCCTAA
- the ispG gene encoding (E)-4-hydroxy-3-methylbut-2-enyl-diphosphate synthase, with product MQTIDKPLRDLDNNLFDTTIHRRKTRPVKVGNVTVGGNNPVVVQSMINEDTLDVDASVAAIRRLHEIGCEIVRVTVPSLAHAKAVGEIKAKLAQTYQPVPLVADVHHNGMKIALEVAKHVDKVRINPGLYVFEKPSSDRTSYSAEEFAQIGEKIKETLEPLVVSLREQGKAMRIGVNHGSLSERMLFTYGDTPEGMVESALEFIKICESLDFRNLVISMKASRVPVMLAAYRLMVKRMDELGMDYPLHLGVTEAGDGEYGRIKSTAGIGTLLAEGIGDTIRVSLTEAPEKEIPVCYSILQALGLRKTMVEYVACPSCGRTLFNLEEVLHQVREATKHLTGLDIAVMGCIVNGPGEMADADYGYVGKQPGYISLYRGREEIKKVPETEGVKELINLIKADGKWVDP from the coding sequence ATGCAAACTATTGATAAACCTCTAAGGGATTTAGACAATAACTTATTTGATACTACTATTCATAGACGCAAAACTCGCCCTGTCAAAGTCGGAAACGTAACTGTTGGGGGTAACAACCCTGTTGTAGTACAATCTATGATCAACGAAGATACTCTCGATGTTGATGCCTCCGTTGCGGCTATCCGTCGTTTACATGAAATTGGTTGCGAAATTGTTAGGGTGACAGTGCCAAGTCTTGCCCATGCGAAAGCAGTTGGGGAAATTAAAGCCAAATTAGCACAAACTTATCAACCTGTTCCCTTAGTTGCTGACGTGCATCATAATGGAATGAAAATTGCCCTAGAAGTGGCTAAACACGTTGATAAAGTAAGAATAAATCCGGGGTTATACGTATTTGAAAAACCAAGCAGCGATCGCACCTCTTATTCTGCGGAAGAATTTGCCCAAATTGGGGAAAAAATCAAAGAAACATTAGAACCATTAGTTGTTTCCTTAAGAGAACAAGGAAAAGCAATGCGTATCGGCGTTAATCATGGCTCTTTATCAGAAAGAATGCTTTTTACCTATGGTGACACTCCAGAGGGGATGGTAGAATCAGCCCTAGAGTTTATCAAAATTTGTGAGTCTTTAGATTTTCGTAATCTAGTCATTTCCATGAAAGCCTCTCGTGTGCCTGTAATGTTGGCGGCATATCGTCTCATGGTAAAAAGAATGGATGAGTTGGGAATGGATTATCCTCTACATTTAGGAGTTACCGAAGCAGGAGATGGAGAATATGGCAGGATAAAATCCACAGCAGGAATTGGTACTTTGTTAGCAGAAGGGATTGGCGACACCATCCGAGTATCCTTAACAGAAGCCCCAGAAAAAGAAATTCCTGTTTGTTATAGCATTTTACAGGCTTTAGGATTACGGAAAACAATGGTAGAATATGTGGCTTGTCCTTCCTGTGGACGTACTTTATTCAACTTAGAAGAAGTATTACATCAGGTTAGAGAAGCAACCAAACACCTAACAGGATTAGATATAGCTGTAATGGGCTGTATTGTTAATGGACCGGGGGAAATGGCGGACGCAGACTATGGGTATGTAGGTAAGCAACCCGGCTATATTTCCCTGTATCGTGGTAGAGAAGAAATCAAAAAAGTACCAGAGACAGAGGGAGTAAAAGAGTTAATTAATTTAATCAAAGCCGATGGTAAATGGGTTGATCCCTAA